A single region of the Streptomyces sp. NBC_00236 genome encodes:
- a CDS encoding carboxylesterase/lipase family protein translates to MTRVFDTATGRVRGRAPDRGVVAVLGIPYAEPPFGADRFREPRPRRAWAGVRECVEYGPVSPQSAELPGAPRWSPGDEDILSLNVWTPERGSGADTRPLPVLVWIHGGAYTFGSSAQPDFDGAALARAGLVVVTLNYRVGFEGFGHVPADGEDGCPPNRGLLDQIAALEWVRDSIASFGGAPDNVTVAGQSAGATSVACLMTMDGARGLFRRAIAHSAVGPVFAPELAGHLARKVAAEAGVPATCAGLAAASPHALVRASDAVADGFRRDPHSGHISWDPVIFGPVADGRLLRADPVGALADGEASDVDLLVCHTTQEYWLFDAVGSSAEVATAEELSRFARDFGIPDSVLEGYHRIVPGASVHEIYLAVCGDLMYGEYSNRLAVAHAGAGGRTFLSRFARQRSGSEPGVYAWHCADVPFAFGNIADESAHFLIGGPPTPEDHRLSARMVAAWAGFAATGDPGWQPLGDASRAAIRIWGAADPAAGSGFWRDGEALRELWNPFTYRPAQP, encoded by the coding sequence TTGACCAGAGTTTTCGACACGGCGACCGGCCGAGTACGCGGACGCGCCCCGGACCGGGGCGTCGTCGCCGTGCTCGGCATCCCGTACGCCGAACCGCCCTTCGGCGCCGACCGGTTCAGGGAACCGCGCCCTCGGCGCGCCTGGGCGGGCGTCCGCGAGTGCGTGGAGTACGGCCCGGTTTCGCCCCAGTCGGCGGAGCTGCCGGGCGCTCCGCGCTGGTCGCCCGGTGACGAGGACATCCTCAGCCTCAACGTCTGGACCCCCGAGCGGGGGAGCGGGGCCGACACCCGCCCCCTGCCGGTACTGGTCTGGATCCATGGAGGGGCCTACACCTTCGGGTCGAGTGCCCAGCCGGACTTCGACGGCGCGGCGCTCGCCCGCGCCGGCCTCGTGGTGGTCACCCTCAACTACCGGGTCGGGTTCGAGGGCTTCGGCCATGTCCCGGCCGACGGCGAGGATGGCTGCCCGCCGAACCGCGGACTGCTCGACCAGATCGCCGCACTGGAGTGGGTTCGCGACAGCATCGCCTCCTTCGGCGGCGCGCCGGACAACGTCACCGTGGCCGGTCAGTCCGCCGGGGCGACATCGGTGGCCTGCCTGATGACGATGGACGGTGCACGGGGGCTGTTCCGGCGGGCGATCGCGCACAGTGCGGTGGGCCCGGTCTTCGCACCGGAACTCGCCGGGCACCTCGCGCGGAAGGTGGCCGCCGAGGCGGGCGTCCCCGCGACCTGCGCGGGCTTGGCGGCCGCGTCCCCGCACGCCCTGGTGCGGGCGTCCGACGCGGTGGCGGACGGATTCCGGCGGGACCCGCACTCCGGACACATCTCCTGGGACCCCGTCATCTTCGGCCCGGTCGCCGACGGCCGTCTTCTGCGCGCCGACCCGGTGGGGGCCCTGGCGGACGGGGAGGCCTCGGACGTGGATCTCCTCGTCTGCCACACCACCCAGGAGTACTGGCTGTTCGACGCCGTCGGCAGCAGTGCCGAGGTCGCGACAGCGGAGGAACTGAGCCGCTTCGCCCGGGATTTCGGGATCCCGGACTCCGTGCTGGAGGGCTACCACCGCATCGTGCCCGGGGCGTCCGTGCACGAGATCTACCTGGCGGTGTGCGGGGACCTGATGTACGGCGAGTACAGCAACCGGCTCGCCGTCGCGCATGCGGGGGCCGGTGGGCGCACCTTCCTGTCGCGCTTCGCCCGTCAGCGGAGTGGATCGGAGCCGGGGGTGTACGCCTGGCACTGTGCGGACGTTCCCTTCGCCTTCGGGAACATCGCCGACGAGAGCGCCCATTTCCTGATCGGTGGTCCACCGACGCCGGAGGACCACCGCCTCTCGGCCCGGATGGTCGCGGCCTGGGCCGGATTCGCGGCCACCGGTGATCCGGGGTGGCAGCCGCTCGGCGACGCGTCGCGGGCCGCGATCAGGATCTGGGGAGCGGCGGACCCTGCCGCGGGATCCGGCTTCTGGCGGGACGGTGAGGCTCTGCGTGAGCTGTGGAACCCGTTCACCTACCGCCCCGCACAGCCCTGA
- the mmsB gene encoding multiple monosaccharide ABC transporter permease — protein MPQAPTDTPQRTGKAAPAPPPTTGSLLLDAARRNMRQYGMLIALGVIVVLFEIWTDGVLLKPNNVTNLVLQNSYILVLAIGMMIVIIAGHIDLSVGSLAAFVSAAAAVMMVEHDVPWVLALVLSLILGAVAGAWQGFWIAYVGIPSFIVTLAGMLLFRGGTQILLGSRSLGPFPEGFQKISTGYLPEIGPETNYHNLTLLMGCALLAFALLQEVRDRRRQQRYELDVLPRNIFLAKCVAMAAAVLAFTMTLASYRGVPVVLLLLAVLLIGFGYVMRNAIVGRHVYALGGNRAAAKLSGVKDQRVTFLVFVNMGVLAALAGIVYAARLNAGVPQAGTNFELEAIAAAFIGGASMSGGVGTVFGAIIGGLVLGVLNNGMSLVGIGTDYQQVIKGLVLLAAVGFDVYNKRKVGS, from the coding sequence ATGCCCCAGGCCCCCACCGACACCCCGCAGCGCACCGGTAAGGCCGCCCCGGCCCCGCCCCCGACGACCGGCAGCCTCCTCCTGGACGCGGCCCGCCGCAACATGCGCCAGTACGGGATGCTCATCGCCCTCGGGGTGATCGTCGTCCTCTTCGAGATATGGACCGACGGAGTCCTGCTCAAGCCGAACAACGTCACCAACCTCGTTCTCCAGAACAGCTACATCCTGGTTCTCGCCATCGGGATGATGATTGTCATCATCGCCGGGCACATCGACCTCTCCGTCGGTTCACTGGCCGCCTTCGTCTCCGCGGCCGCCGCGGTCATGATGGTCGAGCACGATGTTCCCTGGGTGCTGGCCCTGGTGCTCTCCCTGATCCTCGGAGCGGTCGCGGGCGCCTGGCAGGGCTTCTGGATCGCGTACGTCGGCATCCCGTCCTTCATCGTCACCCTGGCCGGAATGCTGCTGTTCCGCGGCGGCACACAGATCCTCCTGGGCAGCCGGTCGCTCGGTCCGTTCCCCGAGGGCTTCCAGAAGATCTCCACCGGATACCTCCCCGAGATCGGGCCCGAGACCAACTACCACAACCTGACCCTCCTCATGGGCTGCGCGCTCCTGGCCTTCGCCCTCCTCCAGGAGGTCCGCGACCGACGTCGTCAGCAGCGCTACGAACTCGACGTGCTGCCCCGCAACATCTTCCTCGCCAAGTGCGTGGCCATGGCCGCGGCCGTACTCGCCTTCACCATGACCCTGGCCAGCTACCGCGGTGTCCCCGTCGTGCTCCTCCTGCTCGCCGTGCTGCTCATCGGCTTCGGCTACGTCATGCGCAACGCCATCGTCGGCCGTCATGTGTACGCCCTCGGCGGCAACCGCGCCGCCGCGAAGCTCTCCGGCGTCAAGGACCAGCGCGTCACGTTCCTCGTCTTCGTGAACATGGGCGTACTCGCCGCGCTCGCCGGCATCGTCTACGCCGCACGCCTCAACGCCGGCGTACCCCAGGCGGGAACCAACTTCGAACTGGAGGCCATCGCCGCAGCCTTCATCGGCGGAGCCTCCATGAGCGGCGGAGTCGGCACGGTCTTCGGCGCCATCATCGGCGGCCTCGTGCTCGGCGTACTCAACAACGGCATGTCGCTCGTGGGCATCGGCACCGACTACCAGCAGGTCATCAAGGGTCTGGTGCTGCTCGCCGCCGTCGGCTTCGACGTCTACAACAAACGCAAGGTCGGCTCGTAA
- a CDS encoding GH25 family lysozyme: MLHGVDVSAYQPSFETDGLDFVFIKATEGRSYINPRLAAQAKRARDAECVVGFYHFLWPGNITAQAEYFLSKAPEKAGELLAVDWEQNGEGTHASNAEKDRFIREVKRRRPHHKVLLYCNRYFWLNHDTTSYAGDGLWIADYVTAGKPRIKASWRIHQYTDEPLDKDVAAFSSRAAMHAWARGQ; encoded by the coding sequence ATGCTGCACGGTGTCGACGTCAGTGCCTATCAGCCGTCCTTCGAAACGGACGGGCTGGACTTTGTCTTCATCAAGGCCACCGAGGGCCGTTCGTACATAAATCCGCGTCTCGCGGCGCAGGCCAAGCGGGCCCGGGACGCGGAGTGCGTGGTCGGGTTCTATCACTTCCTGTGGCCGGGGAATATCACGGCTCAGGCCGAATACTTCCTGAGCAAGGCACCGGAAAAGGCGGGCGAGCTCCTGGCCGTCGACTGGGAGCAGAACGGCGAGGGCACCCATGCGAGCAACGCCGAGAAGGACCGCTTCATCCGCGAGGTCAAACGGAGGCGTCCGCACCACAAGGTCCTGCTCTACTGCAACCGCTACTTCTGGCTGAATCACGACACGACGTCGTACGCCGGGGACGGTCTCTGGATCGCCGACTACGTCACCGCCGGAAAGCCGCGCATCAAGGCTTCCTGGCGTATTCACCAGTACACCGACGAGCCGCTCGACAAGGACGTTGCCGCCTTCTCCTCCCGGGCGGCCATGCACGCATGGGCGCGGGGTCAGTGA
- a CDS encoding S1 family peptidase — MRRTTALRTALSAVLLVGAWAGAGFPSAQAADAPTTEARSASDTRQASAGLLAAMQKDLGLTESQARARLSAEKSATAIQPDAQRAAGASYGGSWFDPSTGGLTVAVTSEKQAAAVRATGAAVRLVTHTARSLDAAKAKIDRLRAPAGVSSWHVDPEANKVVVNVVSSARSDNDVRQFVERARDAGPVAVEHTAEAPRTFSAGTVGGDPYYTGNVRCSIGFSVYGGFVTAGHCGQAGASVRGWDGSGIGNFQGSSFPDNDYAWVSVGNGWWTVPVVLGWGTVSDQLVRGSAVAPVGASICRSGSTTHWHCGSVLATNETVNYSQGAVHQMTKTSVCAEPGDSGGSFISGDQAQGVTSGGWGNCSSGGETWHQPINEILNRYGLTLHTA, encoded by the coding sequence ATGAGACGCACCACGGCCTTACGCACCGCCCTGTCCGCCGTGCTCCTCGTCGGAGCCTGGGCGGGAGCGGGCTTCCCGTCCGCCCAGGCCGCAGACGCCCCCACCACCGAAGCCCGCAGCGCCTCCGACACGCGGCAGGCGTCCGCCGGTCTGCTGGCCGCCATGCAGAAGGACCTCGGCCTGACGGAAAGCCAGGCCAGGGCGCGGCTCTCCGCGGAGAAGTCGGCGACCGCGATCCAGCCCGACGCACAACGCGCCGCCGGAGCCTCGTACGGCGGTTCCTGGTTCGACCCGTCGACGGGCGGTCTCACGGTCGCCGTCACCAGCGAGAAGCAGGCAGCCGCCGTACGGGCGACGGGCGCCGCCGTCCGCCTGGTGACACACACCGCGCGCAGTCTCGACGCCGCCAAGGCGAAGATCGACCGGCTCCGGGCGCCCGCCGGTGTCAGCAGCTGGCACGTCGACCCCGAGGCCAACAAGGTCGTCGTCAACGTGGTCTCCTCGGCGCGGTCCGACAACGATGTCCGGCAGTTCGTCGAGCGGGCCCGGGACGCCGGCCCCGTCGCCGTCGAGCACACCGCCGAGGCCCCGCGGACGTTCTCCGCCGGAACCGTCGGCGGAGACCCGTACTACACGGGCAACGTCCGGTGCTCCATCGGCTTCTCCGTGTACGGCGGATTCGTCACCGCCGGACACTGCGGACAGGCGGGCGCCTCCGTCAGGGGCTGGGACGGATCGGGGATAGGCAACTTCCAGGGGTCCTCCTTCCCGGACAACGACTACGCCTGGGTCAGCGTCGGCAACGGGTGGTGGACCGTCCCCGTCGTGCTCGGCTGGGGAACCGTCTCGGACCAGCTGGTACGCGGCTCCGCCGTGGCGCCGGTCGGGGCCTCGATCTGCCGCTCCGGATCCACCACGCACTGGCACTGCGGAAGTGTCCTCGCCACCAATGAGACGGTGAACTACAGCCAGGGCGCGGTCCACCAGATGACCAAGACCAGCGTGTGCGCCGAACCCGGCGACTCCGGCGGATCCTTCATCAGCGGGGACCAGGCACAGGGCGTCACCTCGGGCGGCTGGGGCAACTGCAGCTCCGGCGGCGAGACCTGGCACCAGCCGATCAACGAGATCCTGAACCGCTACGGGCTGACCCTGCACACGGCCTGA
- a CDS encoding aldose epimerase family protein, with product MTGTTRRTVLTAAAAAGITAATAGAAHATDGRSRTPARELFGRLADGTAVHRWTLSNGGTTLKVLSYGGIIQSLETADRRGRTTNVALGFDNLDDYVAKSPYFGGLIGRYGNRIADGRFTLDGATYQLPVNDGPNSLHGGDRGFDKRMWDVEPVTRGADTGLVLSRTSPDGEAGYPGNLAVRVTYTLTPQGAWRIDYEATTDRATVVNLTSHTYFNLAGEGSGTIDGHLLELAAARYTPVGSTLIPTGELAPVARTPFDFRRARSIGPQARTPHEQTVIAQGIDHNYVLDKGLTSRPEYALTVTHPESGRVMKMYTTEPGMQLYTGNFLDGTLTGTSGRLYRQGDAFCLEAQHFPDAPNRPSFPSTVLRPGRTYRTTTLHAFSTR from the coding sequence ATGACCGGCACCACCAGACGCACCGTGCTGACGGCTGCCGCCGCCGCAGGGATCACCGCCGCCACGGCCGGTGCCGCCCACGCCACGGACGGCCGAAGCCGCACGCCCGCCAGGGAACTGTTCGGCCGGCTCGCCGACGGCACGGCGGTACACCGCTGGACCCTGAGCAACGGCGGCACGACCCTCAAGGTCCTCTCGTACGGCGGCATCATCCAGTCCTTGGAGACCGCCGACCGCCGGGGCAGGACGACCAACGTCGCCCTGGGCTTCGACAACCTCGACGACTACGTCGCCAAGTCGCCCTACTTCGGCGGACTGATCGGCCGCTACGGAAACCGCATCGCCGACGGACGGTTCACCCTGGACGGCGCCACCTACCAACTCCCCGTCAACGACGGTCCCAACAGCCTGCACGGCGGGGACCGGGGCTTCGACAAGCGGATGTGGGACGTCGAACCCGTCACCCGAGGCGCCGACACGGGCCTGGTCCTCAGCCGGACCAGCCCGGACGGCGAGGCCGGATACCCCGGCAACCTGGCCGTGCGCGTCACCTACACCCTCACTCCGCAAGGCGCCTGGCGCATCGACTACGAGGCCACGACCGACCGGGCCACGGTCGTCAACCTCACCAGCCACACCTACTTCAACCTGGCGGGGGAGGGGAGCGGCACGATCGACGGCCATCTGCTGGAACTGGCCGCCGCCCGCTACACCCCGGTCGGCTCCACGCTCATCCCGACCGGCGAGCTCGCCCCCGTCGCCCGTACCCCCTTCGACTTCCGCCGCGCCAGAAGCATCGGCCCCCAGGCCCGCACCCCGCACGAGCAGACCGTGATCGCTCAGGGCATCGACCACAACTACGTACTGGACAAAGGGCTCACGTCCCGGCCCGAGTACGCCCTCACCGTCACCCACCCCGAATCCGGCCGGGTCATGAAGATGTACACCACCGAACCCGGCATGCAGCTCTACACCGGGAACTTCCTCGACGGCACCCTCACCGGCACCTCCGGCCGCCTCTACCGGCAGGGCGACGCCTTCTGCCTGGAGGCCCAGCACTTCCCCGACGCCCCCAACCGGCCGTCCTTCCCCTCCACCGTGCTCCGCCCCGGCCGGACCTACCGGACGACGACGCTGCACGCGTTCTCCACCCGTTGA
- the chvE gene encoding multiple monosaccharide ABC transporter substrate-binding protein yields MRTSRTASTPRVARTATVLTALTLSLTLAACGQSGDGGSKEKKTGGKGSTIGIAMPTKSSERWIADGKNMVAEFEKLGYKTDLQYGENDVDQQVSQVENMITKGVDVLVIAAIDGRALSDVLHQAGEQGIRVISYDRLILGSPDVDYYASFDNEKVGELQAGYLLDKLGLKSGTEKGPFNIELFAGSPDDNNTRYFFQGAWKTLKPYIDKKQLVVRSKQTKLDQITTLGWDGGIAQRRMDNLLTSAYSSAQVDAVLSPYDGISIGIISALKSDGYGTGSKPYPVVTGQDAEVASVKSIMAGQQTQTVYKDIRALAKRAVQMADAVLNDKKPEVNDTTTYDNEKKVVPAFLLEPVSVDKTNYRAELVDSGYIKESDLR; encoded by the coding sequence ATGCGCACCTCACGTACCGCGTCAACCCCGCGTGTCGCCCGGACCGCAACGGTCCTCACCGCCCTGACCCTGTCGCTGACGCTCGCCGCCTGCGGACAGAGCGGCGATGGCGGCAGCAAGGAGAAGAAGACGGGCGGCAAGGGCTCGACCATCGGAATCGCCATGCCGACCAAGTCGTCGGAGCGCTGGATAGCCGACGGGAAAAACATGGTCGCCGAGTTCGAGAAGCTCGGCTACAAGACGGATCTGCAGTACGGCGAGAACGACGTCGACCAGCAGGTCTCCCAGGTCGAGAACATGATCACCAAGGGTGTGGACGTCCTCGTGATCGCCGCCATCGACGGCCGCGCCCTCAGCGATGTGCTGCACCAGGCGGGGGAGCAGGGCATCAGGGTCATCTCGTACGACCGGCTCATCCTCGGCAGCCCGGACGTCGACTACTACGCCTCCTTCGACAACGAGAAGGTCGGCGAGCTCCAGGCCGGCTACCTCCTCGACAAGCTCGGGCTGAAGTCCGGGACCGAGAAGGGCCCGTTCAACATCGAGCTGTTCGCCGGGTCCCCCGACGACAACAACACGCGCTACTTCTTCCAGGGCGCCTGGAAGACGTTGAAGCCGTACATCGACAAGAAGCAGCTCGTCGTCCGCAGCAAGCAGACGAAACTGGACCAGATCACCACGCTCGGCTGGGACGGAGGCATCGCCCAGAGGCGTATGGACAACCTCCTCACCAGCGCCTACTCGTCGGCTCAGGTCGACGCGGTGCTCTCCCCGTACGACGGCATCTCGATCGGCATCATCTCGGCCCTGAAATCGGATGGGTACGGCACCGGATCCAAGCCGTACCCCGTCGTCACCGGCCAGGACGCAGAGGTCGCCTCGGTGAAGTCGATCATGGCCGGCCAGCAGACGCAGACCGTCTACAAGGACATTCGTGCACTCGCCAAACGGGCCGTCCAGATGGCCGACGCCGTACTGAACGACAAGAAGCCCGAGGTCAACGACACCACGACGTACGACAACGAGAAGAAGGTCGTCCCCGCGTTCCTGCTCGAACCGGTGAGCGTCGACAAGACGAACTACCGCGCCGAGCTCGTAGATTCCGGCTACATCAAGGAGAGCGACCTCCGATGA
- a CDS encoding NADPH-dependent F420 reductase, producing MKIGIIGAGNIGGNLTRRLTALGHDVSVANSRGPQTLTALVEETGATAVTAADAAKGAQVVVVTVPLKAVPALPSGFLDGAAEDVAVIDTGNYYPRERDGRIAAIEDGLPESRWTQEQIGHPVIKAFNGTYAQDILSNGRPSGSTGRQALPVAGDDAAAKRTVRHLIDELGFDTVDAGGIDESWRQQPGTPVYGHRGDVAAIEKALASASAERTAEWRA from the coding sequence ATGAAGATCGGCATCATCGGCGCAGGGAATATCGGCGGCAACCTCACCCGGCGCCTCACCGCGCTCGGCCATGACGTGTCCGTCGCCAACTCACGCGGTCCGCAGACACTCACCGCGCTGGTGGAGGAGACCGGTGCGACCGCCGTCACCGCGGCTGACGCGGCGAAGGGCGCCCAGGTCGTGGTCGTCACCGTTCCGCTCAAGGCCGTCCCGGCCCTGCCTTCGGGTTTCCTCGACGGCGCCGCGGAAGACGTCGCGGTGATCGACACCGGGAACTACTACCCGCGCGAGCGCGACGGCCGGATCGCCGCGATCGAGGACGGCCTGCCGGAGAGCCGGTGGACGCAGGAACAGATCGGTCACCCCGTCATCAAGGCCTTCAACGGGACCTACGCACAGGACATCCTCTCCAACGGCCGCCCCAGCGGCAGCACGGGCCGTCAGGCGCTGCCGGTGGCCGGGGACGACGCCGCGGCGAAGCGGACCGTCCGCCACCTGATCGACGAGCTGGGCTTCGACACGGTGGACGCGGGCGGGATCGACGAGTCGTGGCGCCAGCAGCCGGGCACGCCGGTGTACGGCCATCGGGGTGACGTCGCGGCGATCGAGAAGGCCCTGGCTTCGGCATCCGCCGAGCGGACCGCCGAGTGGCGGGCCTGA
- a CDS encoding MarR family winged helix-turn-helix transcriptional regulator has translation MRVNENETPPSLLELTTYLMSRTGKTARSRLAERLADRGLRLRHMAVLAALVDLGPHVQRELAVRLAIDRSDIVKIIDELGAAGLVERVRDTTDRRRVTVTVSPAGRALYERLQADATAVQDEVLASLNARERARLTALLTRVYGHLQGGSGTQRPSR, from the coding sequence ATGCGGGTGAACGAGAACGAGACCCCGCCCAGCCTCCTGGAACTCACGACCTACCTCATGTCCAGGACGGGCAAGACCGCGCGGAGCCGCCTTGCCGAACGGCTGGCCGACCGCGGTCTGCGGCTCCGGCACATGGCCGTGCTGGCCGCGCTGGTTGATCTCGGTCCCCATGTGCAACGGGAACTGGCGGTGCGGCTGGCGATCGACCGCAGCGACATCGTGAAGATCATCGATGAGCTGGGCGCGGCCGGACTGGTGGAACGGGTGCGCGACACGACCGACCGGCGGCGCGTGACCGTCACCGTCAGCCCGGCGGGCCGTGCGCTGTACGAGCGCCTCCAGGCTGACGCGACGGCCGTGCAGGACGAGGTTCTGGCGTCGTTGAACGCGCGCGAACGCGCCCGGCTGACGGCCCTGTTGACGCGAGTGTACGGGCATCTTCAGGGCGGTTCCGGGACGCAGCGGCCAAGTCGTTGA
- the mmsA gene encoding multiple monosaccharide ABC transporter ATP-binding protein, with amino-acid sequence MKSPTAGPVAAAVPILEMRSIGKTFPGVKALSDVSLTVGQGEVHAICGENGAGKSTLMKVLSGVHPHGSYEGEIRFRGESCAFKDIRASEARGIVIIHQELALVPYLSIAENIFLGNEHATRGFISWNETLRHAAVLLDRVGLREHPQTRVADIGVGKQQLVEIAKALSKKVELLILDEPTAALNDEDSAKLLTLIEELKSQGISSIIISHKLGEITAVADSVTVLRDGRTVETLDVSAGSTTEDRIIRGMVGRELDHRFPERTPYDGDPGAQPALEIRDWTVHHPIDQHRKVVDRVSVLARRGEIVGIAGLMGAGRTELAMSVFGRSYGRNISGTVLKDGKEIRTRTVSEAVRHKIAYVTEDRKQYGLNLIDTVGRNISLGALDKVSRRGIVDEHEETRVAESYRTSMNIKTPTVFEQVGRLSGGNQQKVVLGKWIFAGPDVLILDEPTRGIDVGAKYEIYSVINRLAAEGKAVVLISSELPELLGMCDRIYTMAAGRLTGEVPRAQATQEVLMRHMTSDKR; translated from the coding sequence ATGAAGTCCCCGACGGCAGGCCCGGTGGCCGCCGCCGTACCCATCCTCGAGATGCGGTCCATCGGCAAGACGTTCCCCGGCGTCAAGGCACTCTCCGACGTTTCCCTGACCGTCGGCCAGGGCGAGGTGCACGCCATCTGCGGGGAGAACGGTGCCGGCAAGTCGACCCTGATGAAGGTCCTCAGTGGCGTGCATCCGCACGGGAGCTACGAGGGCGAGATCCGGTTCAGGGGTGAGAGCTGCGCGTTCAAGGACATCCGGGCGAGCGAGGCACGCGGCATCGTGATCATCCACCAGGAACTCGCGCTGGTGCCGTACCTCTCCATCGCCGAGAACATCTTCCTCGGCAACGAACACGCCACGCGTGGTTTCATCAGCTGGAACGAGACCCTGCGCCACGCGGCCGTCCTGCTCGACCGGGTCGGCCTGCGGGAACATCCGCAGACCAGGGTCGCGGACATCGGAGTGGGCAAGCAGCAACTCGTCGAGATCGCCAAGGCGCTCTCCAAGAAGGTCGAGCTGCTGATCCTCGACGAGCCGACCGCCGCCCTCAATGACGAGGACAGTGCGAAACTCCTCACGCTCATCGAGGAGCTGAAGAGCCAGGGCATCTCGTCGATCATCATCTCGCACAAGCTCGGCGAGATCACCGCGGTCGCCGACTCCGTCACCGTCCTGCGCGACGGCCGGACGGTCGAAACCCTTGACGTGAGTGCCGGGTCGACCACCGAGGACCGCATCATCCGCGGCATGGTCGGCCGCGAACTCGACCACCGATTCCCCGAACGCACCCCGTACGACGGTGACCCGGGAGCACAACCGGCCCTGGAGATCCGCGACTGGACCGTCCACCACCCGATCGACCAGCACCGCAAGGTCGTCGACCGCGTCTCCGTCCTCGCCCGCCGAGGGGAGATCGTCGGCATCGCCGGCCTGATGGGCGCCGGGCGCACCGAACTGGCCATGAGCGTCTTCGGCCGCAGCTACGGCCGCAACATCAGCGGAACGGTCCTCAAGGACGGCAAGGAGATCCGCACCCGCACCGTCTCCGAAGCGGTCCGCCACAAGATCGCGTACGTCACCGAGGACCGCAAGCAGTACGGCCTCAACCTCATCGACACGGTCGGCCGCAACATCAGCCTCGGCGCCCTGGACAAGGTCTCGCGGCGCGGGATCGTCGACGAGCACGAGGAGACCCGCGTCGCCGAGTCGTACCGCACCTCCATGAACATCAAGACCCCCACGGTCTTCGAACAGGTGGGCCGCCTCTCCGGCGGCAACCAGCAGAAGGTCGTCCTTGGCAAATGGATCTTCGCGGGCCCCGACGTCCTCATCCTCGACGAACCGACCCGCGGGATCGACGTCGGCGCGAAGTACGAGATCTACTCCGTCATCAACCGGCTGGCCGCCGAGGGAAAGGCCGTGGTGCTCATCTCCTCCGAGCTGCCCGAGCTCCTCGGCATGTGCGACCGCATCTACACCATGGCCGCCGGTCGGCTGACCGGCGAAGTCCCGCGCGCGCAGGCCACCCAGGAGGTCCTCATGCGCCATATGACCAGCGACAAGAGGTAG
- a CDS encoding oxidoreductase: MNTEHAAAAHDKAPGRVWLITGASSGFGRAIAEAALAAGDTVVATARRPEALDDLVAAHPDRAVAAQLDVTDTARIAEVVADTVLWHGRIDVVVNNAGMGLVGAVEETTDRELRELMDLHFFGPAALVRAVLPHMRRNRSGAVVQMSSMGGRFTFPGVGAYSATKFALEGLSEALAAEVAPHGIKVLIVEPGSFRTGFAGGGALRQSAALAAYEETVGPVRSNLPDSDGKQEGDPDKAAAAILTALAAQDTPLRLPLGNDATDAVLASLDASRTEVLAWEKVSRSTGYDD, translated from the coding sequence ATGAACACCGAACACGCGGCAGCTGCCCACGACAAGGCGCCGGGCCGGGTCTGGCTCATCACCGGGGCCTCCTCCGGCTTCGGCCGCGCCATCGCCGAGGCAGCCCTCGCTGCCGGGGACACCGTTGTCGCCACGGCCCGCAGGCCGGAGGCACTCGACGATCTGGTCGCCGCGCACCCCGACCGGGCCGTAGCCGCGCAACTGGACGTCACCGACACGGCGCGTATCGCGGAGGTGGTCGCCGACACCGTGCTCTGGCACGGCCGGATCGATGTGGTGGTCAACAACGCGGGCATGGGGCTGGTCGGTGCCGTGGAGGAGACGACCGACCGTGAGCTGCGTGAACTCATGGACCTGCACTTCTTCGGGCCGGCCGCGCTGGTGCGTGCCGTGCTGCCGCACATGCGGCGCAACCGTTCCGGTGCCGTCGTCCAGATGAGCAGTATGGGCGGCCGGTTCACCTTCCCCGGGGTCGGCGCCTACTCGGCGACGAAGTTCGCACTGGAAGGCCTGTCCGAGGCGCTGGCGGCGGAGGTGGCCCCGCACGGCATCAAGGTGCTGATCGTCGAGCCCGGTTCGTTCCGCACGGGTTTCGCCGGGGGCGGCGCGCTGCGGCAGTCCGCGGCGCTTGCCGCCTACGAGGAGACGGTGGGCCCGGTCCGCAGCAACCTCCCGGATTCCGACGGCAAGCAGGAGGGCGACCCGGACAAGGCGGCGGCCGCCATCCTGACGGCGCTGGCGGCCCAGGACACCCCCCTGCGGCTGCCGCTCGGCAACGACGCGACCGACGCGGTTCTCGCGAGCCTCGACGCCTCCCGTACCGAAGTGCTGGCCTGGGAGAAGGTCAGCCGCAGTACCGGCTACGACGACTGA